A DNA window from Plectropomus leopardus isolate mb unplaced genomic scaffold, YSFRI_Pleo_2.0 unplaced_scaffold3111, whole genome shotgun sequence contains the following coding sequences:
- the LOC121938701 gene encoding NF-X1-type zinc finger protein NFXL1-like gives MEPAWRQQGRGRGRSQNGQGERSRPPQKERERPGAAAAGAWGAGRGGRTKSATAPEPQRGVSVQSKFEEIRKSNQAAAQRLAESRISSSSDDDDEDEDVEVDHEDGKRGKILASTFTTYTDQTGGDASGLLRTGQYVSDLFQSGALTCLICIASVKRTQA, from the exons ATGGAGCCCGCCTGGCGACAGCAGGGCAGGGGGCGTGGCCGGAGCCAGAATGGTCAGGGCGAAAGGTCGCGACCCCcgcagaaggagagagagaggccggGGGCCGCTGCAGCAGGAGCGTGGGGGGCCGGACGAGGAGGGAGGACGAAGTCTGCGACGGCACCTGAACCTCAACGCG GTGTGTCCGTCCAATCAAAGTTCGAGGAGATCAGGAAGTCCAACCAGGCTGCCGCTCAGCGATTGGCGGAGAGCCGCATCAGCTCCTCCTCTGATGATGACGATGAAGACGAGGACGTCGAGGTCGACCACGAGGACGGAAAGAGAGGGAAGATCCTGGCGTCCACCTTCACCACCTACACCGaccagacag gtgGCGACGCCTCCGGTCTGCTCAGGACCGGTCAGTATGTCAGCGACCTGTTTCAGTCCGGAGCTCTCACCTGCCTGATCTGCATCGCCTCCGTCAAGAGG